AAGGCCACATGATCGCCAATACGTGCCTAATCCTGTCCAGAACTCAAAGGAATGCTTAGAATATCTTGCTAAGCCGTTATTCCCTCATATTTCAATGAATGGCGCGATCAGAGACGTGAATAAATCGAATGACATACATTCCAGCATTTAACTGAGCTGTAAATCGCTGTTACACGGCCAATCCTCTCCAGACATTGCACTTTTAAggttttaaacaaataatttcaatggAAATTGCAAATAGTCATCAAATCTTCTCTTGGCACGCAGGCGCAATAAAcagaaaatcgaaaaataacACTCCTCATGCAATCCTGGCTAGAAATATCAAGAAATACCTCAAAAATACAAGGTTCTTATAGTTCTACTAGTGATTTCTGGGACAAAACCCACAAAATAGTTGATTCAATGCACCGACTGCAAggtaaaaattgtttaaaacatatttttatacaaaaaaattatgaaaacagaaaattcTTGGTCGGTTGACTTTTGGCGGGCAGAAACCCTTTGGAAATAGGCGAAAATTCCATGGATTTGAGCTCGAGGAAAACTTTGCACCTCGCAAAATATGATTACGTAATCGATGAAAATTTTCTATTGCCACTAGAATTATGAGAAAATTATGCATTTTAGTGCATTTTCGATGCGGCATTCGATGAAAACAAACCGAAATACCCAAATTCAAACGAAAATTACGAAAATGGGTACCCAAtcaaatttcacaaatttaaCACTGTCTGCCACGTTGAAGCTTCGGGCATCGGTTAACGTTGAAAAAACTGTGAAACACCCTTCGAATTAGAATATTTCAGCACTATTAGTGAAGAAGTCGCCTTTTTATAGCGATTCAATCGCGTTGCAAAGTGACGGGAGTCTCAAACGGGGGGGAAGTCACCTCTTGGGTCGTCTCTTTGTGGTGGTGCCTGCCACACCCACGAAATAAGCTTGGAATTCGGATATTACACGTAGTTTCTCAAAATAATACTCACACAATGACTAGAATTCAACTGATTAATATCGCCTTGTTTCGAATGATAGCAAAATTTCATagttttcttgttattttttttctcttacACGACGTTCACTGTCACAACTTTTCAAGGCCTACTTACCTGGCTCATTATATTTTCGTGGTAGCACACAGAGTTGCCTTGCAGCGCTCATTAAACATGCAATACACTTGTTAACGGTTTTGGCAAATGTTTATGTTGATCTTTAAAGTGAGTCACTTGTTTTTAAATGCAGTTTTCAACCACACAAAAGATGTTCACGTCGTCTTGGGTCTATTGCAGTAAAAAATacgccattttgttttaagcAGAGTTGTATTTTGGTGAAGCATTATCGACTCTGCTGGGTTGCTAGTACTTATTTATCGATATCATCACTTCGCATCACACCTGTTTCCGATAACATTCAGCTGTTGTTTGGTTTTGAAGGTTGCCAGACTGTCAACGGCAATGGGAACAGCAACGAGTTGGCAGTTTTGTGATAAATACTCTAACTACATATAAGTTTTCGATCCAAGcaacaatttctttaaatagatgtgtttattacaattataaatGCGGGAATAGCAGCATGTAGCGCTTGTACGTACGCACGCACGTATTAAACATGAAAGAAGTGGGCATTGCGCTGCCCAAATCGCGTGGAGTCGGCGTGGGCATTTTGGGCGCATTTCtgctgttttttattttctactaTTTTTATGGGGGTTACATGACGCTAACGCTTTTTGCAGCGATTCTATTACGTACGTATGCAATGCAATAGAAACGTCAGTTACTAACAGTTTATTGATGTATTACTTTCAGTTATTTTCTACCATGCACAAGACTTGCTCTTGTATCATCCCGACTTGCCAACAAACTCTCGTATTTACATCCCAATACCAACAATGCACAATCTGCCACATCTGACCGTTAGTATTAAGACGCCCGATGACGTGACTCTGCACGCCTTCTGGATCAGCCAGCCGGAAGAGCGTTGCAAGTCAGTGCCCACATTGCTCTATTTTCACGGCAACGCTGGCAATATGGGACATCGAATGCAGAATGTAAACAGAGTGTGAAATAATCATTGGAAATATCCACCAagatttaaaatgtattaaattttcGTAGGTTTGGGGAATCTATCATCATCTACATTGCAACATTCTAATGGTTGAGTACCGTGGCTATGGCCTCTCTACTGGAGTGCCTTCCGAACGTGGTTTAGTTACAGATGCTCGTGCTGCAATTGATTATTTGCACACTCGCCACGATTTGGATCACTCGCAGCTGATACTCTTTGGCCGTTCGCTGGGCGGTGCTGTTGTAATTGACGTGGCCGCCGACACTGTCTATGGTCAGAAGCTGATGTGCGCCATTGTGGAAAATACGTTCACCAGCATACGTGAAATGGCTGTGGAGCTGGTGCATCCATCTGtgaaatatataccaaatctattgtataaaaataaggTGAGTCATCAAGCAGATTTtgtatcaaattaattttaattgaattacaatCTCGCAATACTCTTTCAGTATCATTCACTCAACAAGATAAGCAAGTGCTCGGTACCTTTTCTATTTATATCGGGCCTTGCGGACAACTTAGTGCCACCGCGCATGATGCGTGCCTTGTATACCAAATGTGGTAGCGAACAGAAGCGTATGATTGAACTCCCGGGTGGCTCACACAACGACACCTGGATAGTGGATGGGTAAGTGCTCTCTATTCTAAAAATAGTAACGcttcaaatatgtatgtacataagcataaaacataattaagGCTAATTAGATTACATTCCACCTACATAGTTAGAAAATATGAGCCCACTTAAAAATGGACAAAATTAATTGGACAAGGTCAAGCATTTGTATACCTTGGTAGTCATGTTAAAGCACTAACTAATGAACATACTACAACTGCTTTGTGCGATTTTTAAGCACTAActgaaatacatatttgcttGTAATGTGTCTTGAAAGAAAAAATGATTAGGCTCtcttttctcttatttttcatttaaagttaCTACCAGAGCATTAGGGGATTTCTCTTcgagttgcaacaacagccatCGCCATTGCAGAAGCCTCCAGAGAAAAGCAACGTCTGGGTAGAGCTGGAACATAAGATTATTGACGTTTAACTACCATTCATATACAAAAGTGTTCGATTGACTGTGTTAACACTGCGTTGGTATACTATTTATATAAGataatatatagatatatgcatatgcatgtcAGCTGTATGCATTAAACAGGTTTTTTATAAATCCAAATTATGCTTTAGGTTAAGCTGTTTTAGGCGCTTGTAGTTGTGTTTATGGAAAGTCAAAATCTGAGTGCTTAGTGCTGTGGGTtccatattttaaatgttaaactaCTTACGtacgtatatacatgtatattaggttaattgttaacaaattaataagaTAATTAGCTTTAGGTTAGCCTAAAACAAAGTCTAAATCAGGTTccgcaaatgcaaaatacaataaattatttttaaattaacctAAAATCCCATAAAATCTTCATCGCTACTCTTATTCGGGTCGAAGTCTTtatcatcctcatcatcacTAATAATTGATGGCTTCTTGTGTTTGCGGCTTGTCGATGGCTGTTGCTCATCATGTTCCTCTTCCGTTATATTGCGTGCAGTCGACTTGGCCTCTCCCTGGGAACGATGATGGAAGACAAATGAAACACATTTGCTTGCTGTCCATGATTGAGAGAGCACGCTGTCAGGCAGACCACGATTGTTGGAGCAGTGGAACCATTGCGACAAATGCGACGTGCAATCCGTGTTGTCCGGTGGTGGCTGTCTTTGCACATCCTGGAAACAGCGTTTGCATTTCAATCTAGGGGAAATGTACAATCAAATTATAGTTATGAAAGAAAACCAACTCCAAGATTCACTCACTTGTTGTGTGTGTCGGAGAGAACGTTAGCCTCGAAGCTAAACAAATCTTTGAGATCATCGCGCGTAAAGTGCTTTTCCTCTGACTCTTTATTGTCTATAATTGTGCTAGACAAAGATTTCTTATGCGTCTGCCGCTGCAAAATCTTCTCCTCAATGGATCCACTCTACAAGTATATAAATGGAAGACTATAATGCAACTGTCTATTGACAAAAGATCAAACTTACAGCCACCAGCCGATAGATATAACAGGGCTTTTTTTGCCCATCGCGCCACACTCGAGCCATTGCTTGTTCATCGTTGGCTGGATTCCAGTCGGGATCAAACATGAACAATCGATTGGCGCCAATCAAATTTAAACCACAACCGCCGGCCTTGCTGCTGAGCATAAAGAGAAAGCAGTCCGAGCTGGGATCATTGAATCTATCCACCACTTTGGAGCGCTTCTTGATTGTCATGCTACCATCCAGCCGCACATAAGTGTATCGACGTTTTCGCGCCAGCTGCTCAAACAGATCCAAGGTCTGCGTGTAGTTTGAGATGAGCACGACCTTGTCATCGCTGTTCGCACGTATCGATGCCAACATAAAGTCCAACAGAACAAACTTGCCACTCAACTCCGGATTAATGTCGCTGCAAAAATTTAATTCGATTATATAAAGTTTCGACTTCGGAAATTCAAAATAGCTTACTTGGGCTTGTAATTTGTGGGCAGCACATTCTGCGAATTCTCGAAACCTTTTTCGCGTGCAACTAGCTTTTCATAGATAAGATCTGGATGATTGCAAAGCTTCTTCAGCGTGGTGATGTCGGCTAGAGCCGTCAACGAAGTTTTCTCATTGCAATCTGCATTATAAGCTAATTAGTAGCGATTTCATTCATCTGTTAACAGTATCAATTTACTTACCCGCCAGATTGCGCCGCACTTGATCAGATTTGAGAAAGTTAGTATAGAGCTGAAGCTGAACTGCTGTTAGCTTCGCACACACGACCATTTCAAACTTGACGGGCAGATATTTGGTTAGAATTTGGTTGGTGCGACGAATGATGCACTGATTGACGAGACCGATCAGCTCCTGTGTCTTCTGTAacgctcgctctcgctctgcATCCGAGGAGTCTGCATTCTGACCACGCAATATGGCGTTTTCGAAGTTTCGCTTGAAATCCGAGGCTGTGCCCAGCATCTCTGGATTAACAAAGTTGACCAAACTAAAGTATTCGGTTAGATCATTTTGAATAGGCGTGCCGGAGAGAAGAACCCGTCGTTTGGTCTTGAGACCCATCAGAGCTTGGTAGGTGAGATTGTCGCTGTTTTTCAACCGATGCCCTTCATCACAGATGACCATGCCTACCTCGGTCTTGCACAGAATGTGCGCATACAGACGAAATGTCTCATAGCTGATCAAAAGCACTGGAGTTCCACATCTGGTAGCCGTATTCATGGCGAACTGTTCGAGGGCTCGCGTTGTTTCCTCCTTGGAGCCTCCCTCCATGGCCAAACAATGCATGCGACCGTGCAGCCACTTGGTAAACTCCTTCTCCCAGTTTTTGACCAGCGATGAAGGGGACACCACAATAGCCTTTGATATGGTGGGCTTACAGTCGGCACTCTGACGAAGCAGCGTCCAGGTGAGTGTGACGCACTGCAGCGTCTTACCCAAACCCATTTCATCGGCCATAATGCAGCCATTAAAGTTTCCCCGTTTTCCCTCCACACACTCGTACATGAAACGCACTCCCTCGCGTTGATGTGGACGCAAAACGTTGCTAAGTATGGGATCGACCACAACGTGGACTAGAAGTTTACTTGCATCCATTGACATCCGCTCGTGCTCCGTATAAATGGGTGGGGTGAAGAGTACCAGGGCATTGCAAGCTTGTGGATCGTGTAGTGCTCGTCGCACAATGGATCGACGAACGCCCAGGGAACGATTGCCACCATAGTCAGGCACGTAGTTGGCAATGGGCACCTTAAACTTGCGTGCCAGCACCTTGGCAATAGCCTGTTCATATTCGCTGTTGGCCGTGAAGCGTATTGGCAGCGGTAGctcaacgacaacaacgttGGTTGCATCGCGCAAAGCACTCTGCCGCTTCTCCAGTTCCTGTTGACATGCACGTTTGTTTTTCTTGAGCAATGGGGGCGTAAATGAATCCTTTGCTTTGATTCGCACTCCTATCCTTTGACTGGGTGCTAGGCTGCGCCTCTGTTATCAAAAGAgtcattatttgtttaaatgttGAAAGATATCCTTaccattttcaaaaaatttgaatatattggCCTTTAAAAGTGCGGCAAAACCAGCTGTTCCTAAGACGTTTTCCAGCACCGTCAACATCTGCATACGCTGGTTACACCGTTTAAGTTTAGCTATGCCAGAATGACACTTTCAAACTTTTCATCagaatagaaaagaaaaaaacattaaatcaatttcataCAACTTTTGGTTTTCGGCATTGTTTTACACGttctcaaaataaattatatatttattaaataaagtttttgaTATCCTTTATTATTCATGTTCTCATGGGAGTGTGGCAAGTAATAGTGTAATCATGCCTAATATAGTGTAGTCATGCAAGTgttgcatttggtatattttgttgggTTTAAATAGTATATCTTTAAATCACGCTTGCGGTCACTGTGTTCCCTAGtgttttttgcaatttatggcAGAATTGATAAGAACTGCCCTTTTAAACCAATTTAACTGCCAACAAAGCGAATTAACATATAACCAACT
This DNA window, taken from Drosophila nasuta strain 15112-1781.00 chromosome 2L, ASM2355853v1, whole genome shotgun sequence, encodes the following:
- the LOC132797725 gene encoding protein ABHD13, whose protein sequence is MKEVGIALPKSRGVGVGILGAFLLFFIFYYFYGGYMTLTLFAAILLLIFYHAQDLLLYHPDLPTNSRIYIPIPTMHNLPHLTVSIKTPDDVTLHAFWISQPEERCKSVPTLLYFHGNAGNMGHRMQNVWGIYHHLHCNILMVEYRGYGLSTGVPSERGLVTDARAAIDYLHTRHDLDHSQLILFGRSLGGAVVIDVAADTVYGQKLMCAIVENTFTSIREMAVELVHPSVKYIPNLLYKNKYHSLNKISKCSVPFLFISGLADNLVPPRMMRALYTKCGSEQKRMIELPGGSHNDTWIVDGYYQSIRGFLFELQQQPSPLQKPPEKSNVWVELEHKIIDV
- the LOC132797708 gene encoding DNA repair and recombination protein RAD54-like; protein product: MRRSLAPSQRIGVRIKAKDSFTPPLLKKNKRACQQELEKRQSALRDATNVVVVELPLPIRFTANSEYEQAIAKVLARKFKVPIANYVPDYGGNRSLGVRRSIVRRALHDPQACNALVLFTPPIYTEHERMSMDASKLLVHVVVDPILSNVLRPHQREGVRFMYECVEGKRGNFNGCIMADEMGLGKTLQCVTLTWTLLRQSADCKPTISKAIVVSPSSLVKNWEKEFTKWLHGRMHCLAMEGGSKEETTRALEQFAMNTATRCGTPVLLISYETFRLYAHILCKTEVGMVICDEGHRLKNSDNLTYQALMGLKTKRRVLLSGTPIQNDLTEYFSLVNFVNPEMLGTASDFKRNFENAILRGQNADSSDAERERALQKTQELIGLVNQCIIRRTNQILTKYLPVKFEMVVCAKLTAVQLQLYTNFLKSDQVRRNLADCNEKTSLTALADITTLKKLCNHPDLIYEKLVAREKGFENSQNVLPTNYKPNDINPELSGKFVLLDFMLASIRANSDDKVVLISNYTQTLDLFEQLARKRRYTYVRLDGSMTIKKRSKVVDRFNDPSSDCFLFMLSSKAGGCGLNLIGANRLFMFDPDWNPANDEQAMARVWRDGQKKPCYIYRLVASGSIEEKILQRQTHKKSLSSTIIDNKESEEKHFTRDDLKDLFSFEANVLSDTHNKLKCKRCFQDVQRQPPPDNTDCTSHLSQWFHCSNNRGLPDSVLSQSWTASKCVSFVFHHRSQGEAKSTARNITEEEHDEQQPSTSRKHKKPSIISDDEDDKDFDPNKSSDEDFMGF